CACATGTACCTTGTATCAGCTTTCCCACATTACAGAACATCTCCATCTACCGTCCCTTCACTGGTCTTCCCACCAGGGGCCCATCATTACTCTCTGCTCCCTAGATAAACTAACAGCAGGGAAAAGGGAGGTGAGGGTGCAGCACTGGCTGACTGACAGTGTTTATTCGGCCCTCTGACAGAGTGTGAGGAGGGCTGCCCGGCTGGCTGCCCGGTCCCCTTGCCCATGGAAATGTAGCATTAAGATAAGCTATCAATATCCCACCGTGAATGGGAAGAGCGTAATGGAGAGGTTGATGAATATAAATAACTAATCATTTAAGGTGGATGTTTTCAGGGAGGTATGAGAGCACGGGTTATCGTTGGGCGGAGGTGGGGAGAATGATTGGCCACCTGCGGGTTTCTGGGAGAATGTTAACAGAGTTGGGCCCAAACTAATCAATCTGTCTGCCCTGTCTCTGCTGACTGGTGTCCCCTCAGTTCATGCATTCATTAAGACAATCTGactgttttaactttaattatCTATAGTTTGCAACTCTAAAGGTTTTGATCCGTTTAATGCAGCAGACGGTTTCTGTTGGTTTTAGGAGCGAGGAGCTGTATACCTTCCTCATTAGCCTCCGGCAGCAGTGCTGCTATCTGACAGAGACCATTCAGGATGTCATCAGCCGTTTTCCCTGCCAGGTGACTCAGGTACGTCATCTATAGTGGTGCAaacacttttttgttttttttaagtacaTCCATTATTATTCTGGTTAACATAACGGATCAGCTGGTCTGGACGCTGTCATAGCAGGATGcatcctgtgtttttctttctctctgtgtagATTGTCTTCTCGCTGGATCCAAACAAGGAGGCTCAGGCTGTGTGTAACCAGCTGGTGCTCCAAACCAGTGACCTGCACAAAGAAGCCACTTGCCTCCGTAACCTGCTTTgtcaggtaaacacacacatttaaatgtctGTGGTTAATTTGGCTCTGACTCATATCTGTCCGCACTTCTTCCTTGTGTTGGTTCCCACTGATCTGTCAGCTTTCCTCTTAACCGCTAAGAGTTTAAAGCAACATAGTGTTTGTGTAAGATGTTGATGTGTATGAATTCTGGCGAGCTCCAACAGGTATGTGTGGATTGCCTGCATGTGTGcacctgactctgtgtgtgtatatgtttgcATTTGTATTCCAAGAGGAGAGAGTCGTTCCTGACAAGGCAGAATCCTCACAGCCCATAAGTCAGCACCACTGTGACATCGACCTGTCAGCACACAGACGATGAAGCGGAGGGATGTGGGGGGGGCGAGGGGAGGGAAGAGACGAAGCAGGTTGGCAGGGTGAGGGAGTTTAAGAGGGGAGAAAGAGGATGGGTAGAGGTGGGCTAGcagcagagaggtgtgtttagAGTGTAGGGTGGGGGCGGGTTCTCCAGGTTGTGTCAGACAGGAATCCGACAGCCAACAGAGCCCATTTGGACCCAATGGCTCATAGCCCAGGgagaaacgcacacaaacacattagtgCATGTTCTAGGCCTCACTACACAAGTTTGGCATTCCCTTCAAAACAAACCTACTCTCACATGCAATAAgtcaaagaaaaacattaagTGTTATCAAGAAATATCTAAAACAGAAcctttaatataaatattggtGGTCAGTGCAGTCTAGTGTGGACTGATGAATGTGTGACAGTTCAGTGAAGGTGCAGTCACTTAGACTTAAAAACCTGAACGGTACAGTTAGTGTAGGTGGGTGGTTATTAATGCAACAAATGCTGGAAAATGAATTTTGAATGGTTAGTCAATGGAACAAACCTGATGTAAAGAATGAGATGGGAAGTCAATTATTCCATGACAGATGAGCCTGATTCTGAGGCCTAAAAGTAGTGAGTGAGAATGAAAAAAACCCTCCTGCACATCTGGATCCTACGTTTCTAGAAGCATTGTCTCCATTTGGTTTCCCCACTTGACACGTGGGACACTGTGGACCCGACCGGACCCGCTCTGGCCTGGCAGGTGACTCCTGGAGGACTTGGCAGGACGTTTGGACCGACTCCAGCCACAGTGGTGCGATCAGACCTGACGTGTCCCCAGCCTCCAAATGAGCTGGTTGCTGTGAAGGCCACCCAACAGTAACTGAGCCAATGTTTCCCATCCACTCGGCTCTTAATTGGCCTCAAACTGTCTGACCAGTAAACTGTCATAATCCAGACAGGATTAGGGTGAAATGGTCCTTTAGCCCTTTCACTTCCTGCGCGATGTCACACTGCTCTTCAGACAGGACTTGATGTGAGTCGTGTTTGTGAGCTTCCCGTGTaaatcctcttcatcctcctccctcagatGCACGAAGCTGGAGATTGTCGCCTGTTTCCTCGGCCTGGTTCCGACCGCAGCTGGAGCGACCGGCGGCGCCTGAAGACGGCTGCACTCGGCGCGCTCGGAGCCGCCTTGGTTTTGCTCCTGTACAAAGCTGCCAGCGGTAAAGGCTTCCTGCAGATGTACAGGAACGTCTGCTGAGGCTCATGATGATGGTGTTAAGTGGTAATTTGGTCTTTGACAGACTTGTTTTAGTTTTACAGCAGTGTTTTATGGTTTGTCATCGAGTTTGTTCATATTCtaagttatttattattttaagtgtTTATCAGAGATTCTCATAAGGAGCCACTTGGGTTTTACTTACTGATGTATCTCAGACTTTCGCAGGTCTTTGCATTCCTTATTGTTTAAGTACAAGTATCCTCTTGCTGCTTCCTGGTAAATTGTCACAGCCTTTGGGGATGATTATCATAAAGCTTTACTTTCCTCTTATAAACAGTCCAGTGACCTGTCCTAATGTGATTATTTGAGGCAGTGAACAAATTACTCAAATAAAACTGGATTTACATCACAGATGAAActgctgctggaaaaacaaTGTGGCCAATGGTCTGAGAAAAGCTGTACATGGTCTGTAAAGCTCCTTGTTGTTTTATGGTTCTCTTCCACGGGGATCATGGGAACAATCCAATTTGCCCATTAATCTCATCTGGCCGGGGTCTGCTCTGGACCTCCAGATACACCCGGACAGATCAAAGTCAGAGGAAATGCCGTGTGACAGTGGTACGGATTCCCCCAGAGACTTCAAAAAGACTGTGATAGATAATCCAGTTGAAATGGACACATCACCTTTAGGTGCCGCTTTGGGAGAGCTCTGCTTTCATTCCTGAGTTATTAACCTGAGCCATGGTTTGTGTAAGACTTATAGCTCCTGTGAGTCCACGGGTAAAGCAACAGGCACGATGTATTTCAGTACTAACCAGGTGATCGAATCTGCAGACGTAGTAATCCAGCAGGCCCTTTGGTTTCCTGTGGGCATCACCTGGCCGTGCAGCGTGACTCACCGTCAGCGTGGACCGCgtcccacagctgcagcctggacgcGGGCCAAGTCTGTGTGCCGTCAAACCAGCCTGAACAGATACTCCACGACGTCTCCTGGCTTTACCTCATTCCTGAGACGCGACTGTGCCCACCCCTTGTGCAAAGCAATTTAAACCTGATAGCACATCCTCCGCTGATTTGCGCTGAAACCTGGCCTATCGCACCGCCGCTCTGCGCTTTTCCTCACAAGCGCGTTGCCCCCGTGCAGAACTCATGGCTTTTACGCGCGCACCGCTGCTCGGTTCCTGACTTATGGTGATTGATTTTTTAACTCACATTCAACACGCTCCTCTAATGCCTATTATTCTGTCATCCGTGGAAATGCTCCATCCAGATCCGTAACGGACCGAAGCTCGGTTAGAATGAACGCAGTGCCGAGTGGAGTATGCTTCTATTTATCCGTAGCAATCTGCTGGCTGACGGCCGAGGTCGACGCTTCCTGGTGGTAAGAAGTGTGCGTTTTATTCACGTATTCATCGTCGTTAAGAGGCACGAGCGCTAAATTCACGAGCGGTTTGACCCACGCGTAAAACGCACAAAACTCACGTAGCAGTGAAATGGTGCGTGGGCTTTGAGAAATAAGATTCTGTCATAGTTTTCATTTAAACTGATTTGCAGGTGTTACGTaacttattttaatttttttataaattgcGCCGAGATTGAGTCACGCGCCTCCAATAACTTTCATAACCTCCGCGGCTTGTTGAAAACGTAATATTTGGACAAATGCCTTTCCAGAAAAAAGACGCATTATATGAATATTTGCTGTCTTTTTCTGTTCTCGTCTAATGAATATTTTCAAAAGGTTCGATTTCCGAACTCCAGGGTCCACACTGTCTGACAGTGAGAGGCTATTTGCGTTTATTATTTAACCGTTTAAGAAAATCCCCAAAGCAAGTGTTCATTCCGTGCGAGGCTTCATCAGCTCTTTGCTTTGGGGAATTTGTGGATTTCTAAATAAGTGGGTAGTTACTAAATTATAAGTTTTCTTCATTATCTCGTGAAATCTCGTGAAGTGTGCAagtatatttgttttgtttttttgttgttatttctaTAAATGCTTTCTTGTTCGGAGCCGGACATCTTGCCAAGCACATTCTGTCTTTTCCCATCTTGGGTTTTCCGTCTTTCTTCTGTCCTGATTGAAAAGAAACCAAGCAGCTGACAGGTGTTgcgcctcctgtctgtctgtctgtctctgtgtgtatgtctgtctgtgtgtgtgtgtgtctgtctgtgtgtgtatgtctgtctgtgtgtgagtgtgtctgtctgtgtgtgtgtctgtctgtgtgtgtgtgtgtgtgtgtctgtctgtctgtctctgtgtgtgtgtgtgtgtgtgtctgtgtgtgtgtgtctgtctgtgtgtgtgtgtgtgtgtctgtctgtctgtgtgtgtctgtctgtgtgtgtgtgtgtgtgtgtgtctgtgtgtgtgtgtgtgtgtctgtctgtgtgtgtgtgtgtctgtctgtgtgtgtgtgtgtctgtctctgtgtgtgtgtgtctgtctctgtgtgtgtgtgtgtgtctgtctgtctctgtgtgtgtgtctgtctgtgtgtgtgtatgtctgtttgtgtgtgtctgtgtgtgtgtgtctgtctgtgtgtgtgtgtgtctgtctgtctgtctgtctctgtgtgtgtgtctgtctgtgtgtgtgtgtgtctgtctgtgtgtgtgtctgtctgtctgtctctgtctgtgtgtgtgtctgtctctgtgtgtgtctgtctgtctgtctctgtgtctgtctgtctgtgtgtgtgtgtgtgtgtctgtctgtctgtctgtctgtctgtctctgtgtgtctgtctgtctctgtgtgtgtgtgtctgtctgtctgtctctgtctgtgtgtgtgtgtctgtctgtgtgtctgtctgtctgtgtgtctgtctgtgtctgtctgtctgtctgtctgtgtgtgtgtgtgtgtgtctgtctgtctctgtctgtgtgtgtgtgtgtgtgtgtctgtctgtctgtgtgtgtgtctgtctgtctgtctgtgtgtgtgtgtgtctgtctgtctgtctgtgtgtgtgtgtgtgtgtctgtctgtctctgtctgtgtgtgtgtgtgtgtgtgtgtgtgtgtgtgtgtgtctgtctgtctgtctgtctgtctgtctctgtatgtccgtccctccgtccgtccgtccgtccttcATTCTGCAGGTACATGGGCACCCTGGGCTCCCAGGTCATGTGCGACAACATCCCGGGTCTGGTGAACAAGCAGCGCCAGCTGTGCCGCCAGCACCCGAAGGTGATGCAGGCCATTGGGGCGGGAATGAAGGACTGGATCTCCGAGTGCCAGCACCAGTTCCGCGCGCACCGCTGGAACTGCTACACCACCGCCAGGGACCACAGTCTGTTCGGACGCCTGCTGCTGCGCAGTGAGTGCTGAACCTCGACTCAACAGCTGGAGCTGACATTGTGTCCTCAAAGTCACTGAGTTTCACAGCGGCTCTTTTGTAGTTAACAGCTAAGCGGCAAATGATTCGAACCGCAGAGATGTAAAATCAATGCCTCAGCTTTAACGACGACTGCTTCCTGCAGCGTCGTTCTTTCTAGTGATGGGCATCGGTAAATGCTCTGACGTAATGCTGTGATCGTTCTGACTCTGGGGACCGAACCTGGGCGGGTTTCTGGGTCCCGGTGCGCTCTCGGCACCGTTCAGACGTTATTGGCTGATCGTGTTCACACACACGTTTGACCGTATGCTTCATCCAATGCTGATGAATGTAAACCGGTTCCAACGTTTCCCTGCAGACATGTTTTCTTTAGAGGATCGCGTTCCGCGGCTCGAATCGCCTGACAGTTGTGCATTTGTCACGTCGGTGCAGCAAAGTGGTTCTGTAACACGTTACTTCATGTGAACTAACAACAACATAACTAATACACACGCCGACGCAGcaaaagtgaaaacagaggaaaaataTTTAGCTCGCTTCAGTTTCAGATCCACTTGGATCCAGTGTGATCCTCATCAGATCCTCCTGCAGGTGAAGTATTGACGGCTTTTAGCCGCCTGGAGGGAAATGAATGAAGAATGTGACACATGTTCATTTAGTGACATTAGGGGCGAAAACGAGCAGGTTGTGTCAGCTCATGTCAGGGGGTTTGGTGTGATTCTCTCCCATGACCCGAGATTTAACCTGAGGCAGATCCGTGGACTTAGTCCGTTTAATGTGGAGGCCTCTAATCAGCCGTGTGGTATTCAGACCTCCCAGGTGTCCCTGCAAGTCAGAGGcagcaaataaaagcactggacccgtgtgtgtgtgtgtgtgagagtgtgtgtgtgagtgtgtgtgtgtgtgagagacagtgagagagacagagacgtgtgtgcgtgtgtgtgtgagtgtgagagagacgtgtgtgagagagacaagTCAGTGTGTGTCCGTTCCAAACACGgatttgaacacacacacacacgcggtttcagtggttttattttattttatttgtgtgtgtgtctgtacctgcAGCCCAGCAAGTCAGAGGCAGCAAATAAAATCACTGGAAccagctccgtgtgtgtgtgtgtgtgtgtgtgtgtgtgtgtgtgtgtgtgtgtgtgtgtgtgtgtgtgtgtgtgtgtgtgagagagagacacatgtgtgcgtgcgtgtgtgtgcgtgtgtgtgtgtgtgtgtgcgtctgtgtgcgtgtgtgtgtgtgagagagagagagagagacacgtgtgtgtgtgtgtgtgtgtgtgtgagagacacacgtgtatgtgtgcgcgcgtgcgtgtgcgtgcgtctgtgtgcgtgtgtgagagaaagagagacacgtgcgtgtgcgcgtgtgtgcgtgcgtgcgtgcgtgcgctaagtgtgtgtgagcacactCCCTCAGCCTTCGACCCTGCTCTGAACTCTCCACAGCTACATGTGGAGGCAGATGCGGTTCTGCTGGTTAAACCTAGTTTACATCTAAACTAAAACCGTATAGACCACCACAACAAACATTTGTAATCTGAATTGTCCAGTGAGACCAAAGTAAAAGCCAGTGTTCCAGGTGAGCAGTCCAGGGGTCTGGCTCCAGCTgacgctctcctctcctccgcagGCAGCAGAGAGGTGGCCTTCGTCTACGCCGTCTCGTCGGCCGGCGTGGTTTACAGCGTGGCGCGCGCCTGCAGCCAGGGCGAGCTGGACTCGTGCTCCTGCGACCCCTCCAGGACGGGCTCGTCGCAGGACGCCAGGGGCTCGTTTGACTGGGGCGGGTGCAGCGACCACGTGGAGCACGCCATGCGCTTCAGCCAGGCGTTCGTGGACGCCAGGGAGCGGAAGGAGCGGGACGCACGCGCGCTCATGAACCTGCACAACAACCAGGCGGGCAGGAAGGTGAGCGCGCGTGCGCGCGGTggacgggcggcggcggcgcgtgggCGCGCGCCACTGACGCTCACGCTCCCGGTTCTGTCCAGGCGGTGAAGCGCTTCATGACCCTGCAGTGCAAATGCCACGGCGTCAGCGGCTCGTGCAGCGTCCGGACCTGCTGGTCGGCCATGGCCGACTTCCgccgaaccggggaccaccttCGCAAGAGGTACAACGGCGCCGTGCAGGTGGCCGTTAACCAGTACGGAACCGGCTTCACGGCGGCACACGCGCACTTCAAACGACCCAGCAAGAACGACCTGGTTTACTCCGAGGACTCGCCCGACTACTGCGTCCGGAACCAGGACTCGGGTAAGGTCCAGTTACGGTTATGAAATGATGGACTCTTATTTTCATACAGATGTGGCTGCAGTTTTGGCTTCAAACGCGTAAATTAATGCTCCTTTTGGTTCTGCGTTAGCGttaaaatcataaatcagttttttttttattgtggcgCTATTTCGCTGCCCTGATCGTCTTCTAC
The genomic region above belongs to Betta splendens chromosome 6, fBetSpl5.4, whole genome shotgun sequence and contains:
- the wnt2 gene encoding protein Wnt-2 isoform X1; this encodes MNAVPSGVCFYLSVAICWLTAEVDASWWYMGTLGSQVMCDNIPGLVNKQRQLCRQHPKVMQAIGAGMKDWISECQHQFRAHRWNCYTTARDHSLFGRLLLRSSREVAFVYAVSSAGVVYSVARACSQGELDSCSCDPSRTGSSQDARGSFDWGGCSDHVEHAMRFSQAFVDARERKERDARALMNLHNNQAGRKAVKRFMTLQCKCHGVSGSCSVRTCWSAMADFRRTGDHLRKRYNGAVQVAVNQYGTGFTAAHAHFKRPSKNDLVYSEDSPDYCVRNQDSGSVGTAGRVCNRTARGADSCEVLCCGRGYDTARLSRTTKCECKFQWCCAVHCRDCHQQVDVHTCKSQT
- the wnt2 gene encoding protein Wnt-2 isoform X3, with the translated sequence MNAVPSGVCFYLSVAICWLTAEVDASWWYMGTLGSQVMCDNIPGLVNKQRQLCRQHPKVMQAIGAGMKDWISECQHQFRAHRWNCYTTARDHSLFGRLLLRSSREVAFVYAVSSAGVVYSVARACSQGELDSCSCDPSRTGSSQDARGSFDWGGCSDHVEHAMRFSQAFVDARERKERDARALMNLHNNQAGRKAVKRFMTLQCKCHGVSGSCSVRTCWSAMADFRRTGDHLRKRYNGAVQVAVNQYGTGFTAAHAHFKRPSKNDLVYSEDSPDYCVRNQDSVSVATKGVGERYIRRLMG
- the wnt2 gene encoding protein Wnt-2 isoform X2, yielding MNAVPSGVCFYLSVAICWLTAEVDASWWYMGTLGSQVMCDNIPGLVNKQRQLCRQHPKVMQAIGAGMKDWISECQHQFRAHRWNCYTTARDHSLFGRLLLRSSREVAFVYAVSSAGVVYSVARACSQGELDSCSCDPSRTGSSQDARGSFDWGGCSDHVEHAMRFSQAFVDARERKERDARALMNLHNNQAGRKAVKRFMTLQCKCHGVSGSCSVRTCWSAMADFRRTGDHLRKRYNGAVQVAVNQYGTGFTAAHAHFKRPSKNDLVYSEDSPDYCVRNQDSGFKSKPLNAGPGAFTSFLSLDGN